A genome region from Methylohalobius crimeensis 10Ki includes the following:
- a CDS encoding TolC family protein, which translates to MKCLQCFVTVMLMLGSGIAAAESVGPAARGELPAHPLTLQQAIDLAIQRNPDMHVAQARIETARARMQEVQAAFFPHLQAGLGYTASNDPSRAFGMIVAQRRFDFSMDINEPGYIKDFRPEIGASWSLFRGGQDYFTRQAAKLGLDAQKARKNAVHGTLRAAVSSAFYALLEAPQQIEVARRTLTAIGRELEHVRSRREQGMALKSDVLSLEVRLNQAEAAEIRARNAEEAARTALRALLAAPADSSLKANPTDVAEPPAAPGKFSDWLDQARRHRPELQAAEKNVAAKEKALLAARGARLPRVDAFAVYGQNSKKPHFSTDKDNVTVGVRAEIDLFSGGAITARIEQAQRQLEEARALNQKIHLQVEREVKQAWLTLREALAQLNVARAEVAAGEEALRLVREQYRGGTATVTRYLNAETDAASAQLHLISARFNTLTAQAEMQRATGMGIAQEPSS; encoded by the coding sequence ATGAAATGCCTTCAATGCTTTGTGACGGTCATGCTGATGCTGGGTAGCGGAATAGCCGCAGCCGAATCGGTCGGACCGGCGGCTCGCGGCGAGCTTCCCGCACATCCCTTGACTCTGCAACAGGCCATTGATCTGGCCATCCAGCGCAATCCCGACATGCATGTGGCGCAGGCTCGAATCGAGACCGCCCGCGCCCGCATGCAGGAGGTTCAGGCGGCCTTTTTCCCCCATCTCCAGGCGGGTCTCGGCTATACCGCGTCCAACGATCCCAGCCGTGCCTTCGGTATGATCGTGGCCCAACGTCGCTTCGATTTCAGCATGGACATCAATGAGCCGGGTTATATCAAAGATTTCCGGCCCGAGATCGGGGCAAGCTGGTCGCTGTTCCGCGGCGGACAGGACTATTTCACCCGGCAGGCGGCGAAACTCGGCCTGGATGCCCAAAAGGCCCGCAAAAACGCCGTCCACGGCACCCTTCGCGCCGCTGTCAGTAGCGCTTTCTACGCGCTGTTGGAAGCCCCTCAACAAATCGAGGTGGCCCGACGCACGCTGACCGCCATCGGCAGAGAACTGGAGCACGTCCGCTCTCGCCGAGAGCAAGGCATGGCGCTGAAATCCGATGTCCTCTCCCTGGAGGTTCGATTGAATCAAGCCGAGGCGGCGGAAATCCGGGCCCGGAACGCGGAAGAAGCCGCTCGGACCGCCTTGCGTGCATTACTCGCCGCCCCGGCGGACAGCTCATTGAAAGCCAATCCCACCGATGTCGCCGAACCGCCCGCTGCCCCGGGAAAATTCAGCGACTGGCTCGATCAAGCCCGGCGTCACCGTCCCGAACTTCAGGCCGCGGAAAAGAACGTGGCGGCCAAGGAAAAGGCGCTTCTGGCCGCGCGCGGCGCTCGCCTGCCACGCGTCGATGCGTTCGCCGTGTACGGTCAAAACAGCAAGAAACCCCACTTCTCCACCGATAAAGACAATGTCACCGTGGGGGTTCGGGCCGAAATCGATCTGTTTTCCGGCGGCGCGATCACGGCGCGGATCGAGCAGGCCCAACGACAGCTGGAAGAAGCCCGCGCCCTCAATCAGAAAATCCACTTGCAAGTGGAACGGGAGGTCAAACAGGCCTGGCTGACGCTTCGGGAAGCCCTGGCGCAACTGAATGTCGCCCGCGCCGAAGTCGCCGCCGGCGAGGAAGCCCTGCGTCTGGTCCGTGAACAATACCGCGGCGGCACCGCGACGGTCACCCGCTATCTCAACGCCGAAACCGACGCCGCCAGCGCGCAACTCCATCTGATCTCCGCCCGTTTCAACACCCTTACCGCCCAAGCCGAGATGCAACGCGCGACCGGCATGGGGATCGCTCAGGAGCCTTCGTCATGA
- a CDS encoding OadG family protein has translation MADLFDSGIELMLIGMGIVFLFLGLLVATVNGMSRIICRWFPDQPPPTPSRPFRTAAAQAEKGDIVAAIGAAIHRYRTEHRN, from the coding sequence ATGGCCGATCTATTCGATAGCGGGATCGAACTGATGCTCATCGGGATGGGCATCGTATTCCTGTTCCTGGGATTGCTGGTGGCGACCGTCAACGGAATGTCCCGAATCATTTGCCGCTGGTTTCCGGACCAACCACCGCCGACACCCTCTCGCCCTTTCCGGACCGCCGCCGCCCAAGCCGAGAAAGGAGATATCGTCGCCGCCATCGGCGCCGCGATACACCGCTATCGGACCGAACACCGCAATTGA
- a CDS encoding peptidylprolyl isomerase: MSFWALLLGILMPGQAQVLVTVGGHEITDAQLEQALKSSPFATRIPALGEEEQARLRGDLLRRLVHFEALLLEAERLGLDRTPGIQLELKTFETGLLAQRYLQKLRDGIEVPVEQVQQWRQKFGTDLNALAAARALYVSRRYEAFKSDALADLEKRFGDLDETALWARAARSAGIDVEEQVGDYRRELLVQKLRETKEKEWIPDASVLRDYYRDHPAIGRVPERRRIGQIVVDSRELAERLRRKILAGESLFRLASKYSVDSYGREHAGDMGWLPAGSGMPPIEQALASLPDKTVSEVIETPRGFHLVMIVDRRPGEQKRFAAIEDRVRRAMLAEKFPDYAARLLDRHSVRWQLPRSE, encoded by the coding sequence ATGAGCTTTTGGGCGCTGTTGCTGGGCATTCTGATGCCCGGACAGGCTCAAGTCTTGGTCACGGTGGGCGGTCATGAGATCACCGACGCGCAGCTGGAGCAGGCGCTAAAATCCTCGCCGTTCGCTACCCGCATCCCTGCTCTGGGCGAGGAGGAACAGGCGCGGCTGCGAGGTGATTTGCTCCGGCGTTTGGTGCATTTCGAGGCGTTGCTGTTGGAGGCCGAACGTTTGGGGTTGGACCGAACGCCCGGGATCCAGCTTGAATTGAAAACCTTTGAAACGGGCCTTTTGGCGCAAAGATATTTGCAAAAACTGCGGGACGGTATCGAGGTGCCCGTGGAGCAGGTGCAGCAGTGGCGGCAAAAATTCGGTACCGATCTGAATGCTTTGGCGGCGGCGCGGGCGTTGTATGTGTCGCGTCGCTACGAGGCGTTCAAATCCGATGCTTTGGCGGACCTCGAAAAGCGCTTCGGCGATCTGGACGAAACCGCTTTATGGGCTCGAGCCGCCCGATCGGCGGGGATCGATGTGGAAGAACAGGTCGGCGATTATCGGCGCGAACTTTTGGTCCAGAAGCTCAGGGAAACCAAGGAAAAGGAATGGATTCCCGATGCCTCGGTGCTGCGCGACTATTACCGGGACCATCCGGCAATCGGGCGCGTTCCCGAGCGCCGTCGGATCGGTCAGATCGTGGTGGATTCGCGCGAATTGGCCGAGCGCTTGCGGCGGAAAATTCTGGCCGGCGAAAGTCTGTTTCGACTGGCCTCCAAATACAGCGTCGATTCTTACGGCCGCGAGCATGCCGGCGATATGGGCTGGTTGCCGGCGGGAAGCGGGATGCCTCCCATCGAACAGGCGCTGGCCTCCTTGCCCGACAAAACCGTCAGCGAGGTGATCGAGACGCCGCGGGGGTTTCATTTGGTTATGATCGTCGACCGGCGCCCGGGTGAACAAAAGCGCTTCGCTGCGATCGAGGACCGCGTGCGCCGGGCCATGTTGGCGGAAAAGTTTCCCGACTATGCCGCCCGATTGCTGGATCGCCATTCGGTGCGGTGGCAGTTGCCCCGATCGGAATGA
- a CDS encoding efflux RND transporter permease subunit: protein MNAEQNLGFIARIVELFITSRLSPLILIASLLMGMAALLLTPREEEPQIVVPVMDVFVEAPGASADEVEKLVATPLEQKLWEIPGVEYAYSMSMPGRAVATVRYYVGEDREDSLLKTWSKLMSNQDLIPPFVSGWTVKPVEIDDVPIVLLTLSSPDPAYGGYELRRIAEELVDKIGTVENTGKIWISGGERRTLRIYPNPAKLAAHQVTLLELIRTLQAANLNLQAGEFDLSDRRLRLEAGPFIRTLAQAESIVIAQHGGRPVYLREVARLEDGPAETDTYTRIGFGPQAGRSEIIAGPEASAGESGPAVTIAVPKRRGANAVTVARAVIDQVKSLHDRVIPSQVTVTVTRDYGRTANDKVNELVQNLVVAILLVVTVLAIILGLREAFVVAIAVPVTFGVTLFMDLLFDYTINRVTLFALVLSLGLLVDDPIVNMENIYRHFKMRRQPPLPAALTAVDEVLPPTIFTTLTAIVSFLPMAFITGMMGPYMGPMAFNVPVALTVSTFVAITITPWISYRLLKGDYGKKEEESFDLERTWIYRVYRALLAPLLKTPRHAGLFLLAVAILFLLSCLLVVFKVPLKLLPFDNKSELQLVIDMPRGTTLETTDAVTRDLEAYLATVNEITDFSAYVGLASPMDFNAMARRYYLRRGAHQSDIRINLVHKLDRDQQSHQIALRIRPAVERIAARHGANVKIVETPPGPPVLSTVVAEVYGPPGGSYADLVVNTKKVRQEFDKLDILVDVDDFVDAPQTLLHYHLDQSKAALHGITVQQTAKTLAAALDGAQIGILHADGERFPASILVRLTRPLRSVPETLLTLRVRAQDGHLIPLGEVGHFEREAQPTTRFHKNLQPVNYVVAELAGHAPVEAVIALTRAFNERPLPEGYDVTLRGEGEWKITVDVFRDLGIGFGAALLLIYVLLVIQTNSLGMPGVIMLAIPLTIIGIMPGFWLLNMLPEPIGPYPNPVFFTATAMIGMIALAGIVVRNSILLIDFTERLRSQGRSLREALIEAGAVRFRPILLTAFTTLSGAVVMTLDPIFSGLAWSFIFGIFASTSFTLLVIPVVYWLLSRTR, encoded by the coding sequence ATGAACGCCGAGCAAAACCTGGGCTTTATCGCCCGGATCGTCGAACTGTTCATCACTTCCCGTCTGTCGCCGCTGATCCTCATCGCTTCCTTGCTGATGGGCATGGCGGCGCTGCTTCTGACCCCGCGCGAGGAAGAACCCCAGATCGTGGTGCCGGTGATGGACGTGTTCGTGGAAGCGCCGGGCGCCTCGGCGGACGAAGTGGAAAAACTCGTGGCCACGCCGCTGGAGCAAAAGCTTTGGGAGATTCCGGGGGTGGAATACGCCTATTCCATGTCGATGCCGGGACGGGCCGTGGCCACGGTGCGCTATTACGTGGGCGAGGACCGCGAGGACAGCTTGCTCAAGACTTGGAGCAAGCTGATGTCCAACCAAGACTTGATCCCGCCCTTCGTCTCCGGCTGGACGGTCAAACCGGTGGAAATCGACGACGTTCCCATCGTCCTGTTGACTCTGTCTTCCCCCGATCCGGCTTATGGGGGCTACGAATTGCGCCGCATCGCCGAGGAATTGGTGGATAAAATCGGCACCGTGGAAAACACCGGCAAGATCTGGATCAGCGGCGGGGAAAGGCGCACTTTGCGGATCTATCCGAATCCGGCCAAGCTCGCCGCCCATCAGGTGACGTTACTGGAACTGATTCGAACGCTCCAAGCCGCCAACCTGAACCTTCAAGCCGGGGAGTTCGATCTCTCCGACCGCCGCCTGCGCCTGGAAGCCGGCCCCTTCATCCGAACCCTGGCGCAGGCGGAATCCATCGTGATCGCCCAGCACGGCGGACGTCCGGTCTATTTGCGCGAAGTGGCCCGTTTGGAAGACGGACCGGCGGAGACGGACACTTATACGCGCATCGGTTTCGGTCCTCAAGCCGGCCGCAGCGAAATCATCGCCGGCCCCGAAGCCAGCGCCGGCGAAAGCGGTCCCGCAGTCACCATCGCCGTCCCCAAGCGGCGCGGCGCCAACGCTGTGACCGTGGCCCGCGCGGTGATCGATCAAGTGAAATCTCTCCACGACCGGGTCATTCCCTCCCAAGTGACGGTCACGGTCACTCGCGATTACGGCCGAACCGCCAACGACAAAGTCAATGAACTGGTCCAAAATCTGGTGGTGGCCATCCTCCTCGTGGTCACCGTGCTGGCCATCATTTTGGGCCTGCGCGAGGCATTCGTGGTGGCCATCGCCGTACCGGTCACCTTCGGCGTGACTCTGTTCATGGATCTCCTATTCGACTACACCATTAACCGCGTCACTTTGTTCGCCTTGGTTTTATCTTTGGGGCTCTTGGTCGACGATCCCATCGTCAATATGGAAAACATCTACCGCCACTTCAAAATGCGCCGCCAACCGCCCTTGCCGGCCGCCTTGACCGCGGTGGACGAAGTGCTGCCTCCCACCATCTTCACCACCCTGACCGCCATCGTCTCTTTTTTGCCCATGGCCTTCATCACCGGCATGATGGGACCCTACATGGGCCCCATGGCCTTCAACGTCCCGGTGGCCCTGACCGTTTCCACCTTTGTGGCGATCACCATCACACCGTGGATCAGCTATCGCCTGCTCAAAGGAGACTACGGCAAAAAGGAAGAGGAATCTTTCGATCTTGAACGTACCTGGATTTATCGAGTCTATCGCGCCCTTCTGGCGCCTTTACTTAAAACGCCTCGGCACGCCGGTCTATTTCTGCTGGCGGTGGCGATTCTGTTTCTGCTCTCCTGTCTCCTGGTGGTCTTCAAGGTGCCGCTGAAACTCTTGCCGTTCGACAACAAAAGCGAACTGCAATTGGTGATCGATATGCCTCGCGGGACCACTCTGGAAACGACCGACGCGGTCACCCGGGATCTGGAGGCCTATCTGGCCACGGTCAACGAGATCACCGACTTCAGTGCCTATGTGGGGCTCGCCTCCCCTATGGACTTCAACGCCATGGCCCGGCGCTATTATTTGCGCCGCGGCGCCCATCAAAGCGACATCCGGATCAACTTGGTTCACAAGCTCGACCGCGATCAACAATCCCATCAGATCGCATTGCGCATTCGGCCCGCCGTCGAGCGCATCGCCGCCCGCCACGGCGCCAATGTCAAAATCGTGGAAACCCCGCCCGGCCCGCCGGTACTCTCCACCGTGGTGGCCGAAGTTTACGGTCCGCCGGGAGGCTCGTATGCCGACCTCGTCGTCAACACGAAGAAAGTCCGGCAGGAGTTCGATAAGCTCGACATCCTGGTGGATGTGGATGATTTCGTGGATGCCCCCCAAACCCTCTTGCACTACCATCTGGATCAATCCAAAGCGGCGCTCCACGGCATTACCGTCCAGCAGACGGCGAAGACTTTGGCGGCGGCCCTCGACGGCGCGCAGATAGGCATTCTGCACGCCGATGGCGAGCGTTTTCCCGCCTCTATCTTGGTCCGCCTGACTCGTCCCCTCCGCTCGGTTCCCGAGACCCTCCTGACCTTGCGGGTACGCGCCCAAGACGGCCATCTGATTCCCCTGGGGGAAGTGGGGCACTTTGAGCGCGAAGCACAGCCGACGACTCGCTTCCATAAGAATTTGCAACCGGTCAACTACGTCGTCGCCGAACTCGCCGGCCATGCCCCGGTGGAGGCGGTCATCGCTTTAACCCGCGCCTTCAACGAGCGTCCCCTGCCGGAAGGCTACGATGTCACCCTGCGCGGAGAAGGCGAATGGAAAATCACCGTGGATGTGTTTCGCGATCTGGGAATCGGCTTCGGCGCCGCCTTATTGCTGATTTATGTCTTGTTGGTGATTCAGACCAATTCTTTAGGGATGCCGGGAGTGATCATGCTCGCCATTCCCCTGACCATCATCGGCATCATGCCCGGCTTCTGGCTCTTGAACATGCTCCCGGAACCGATCGGGCCCTACCCCAACCCGGTTTTTTTCACCGCCACCGCTATGATCGGGATGATTGCCTTGGCCGGCATCGTGGTGCGTAATTCCATTTTATTGATCGATTTCACCGAACGGCTTCGCAGCCAAGGCCGATCCTTGCGCGAAGCGCTGATCGAAGCCGGCGCGGTGCGTTTTCGGCCGATTCTCCTGACCGCATTCACCACCTTGTCCGGCGCCGTGGTCATGACGCTGGACCCCATCTTCTCGGGACTGGCGTGGAGCTTCATCTTTGGCATCTTCGCCTCCACTTCCTTTACTTTATTAGTGATTCCGGTGGTTTATTGGTTGTTGTCCAGAACCCGGTAG
- a CDS encoding efflux RND transporter periplasmic adaptor subunit → MTSRKRFSGKLILVPLVVLAVALLLFYLQGGFSRKTPPGQTEVSPPPAKGEIVAVTRETLPIRLSWPATVVSHTVARIAPKFPGRILEITVRPGDSVQAGQLLVQLNASQIRAQWQAAQAALASARAQAERAEADARRLRNLYAQEAATRQDLDAALAAERSTRAQVEAARHRVEAIRAQLQETELKAPFAGNVIERRADPGDMGLPGQPILVLQDPDRLQVETAVPERCLGGSKVGDPLAVEIPGAQLKLTARITERAAAADPLTHTVLVKAILPAHRSITPGAFAWARQACGKREALLLPATAVRRVGQLEEVTRVKNGVVQVRLVRTGQRHDNRVEILSGLQAGDRVLMPSARAEAE, encoded by the coding sequence ATGACCTCCCGTAAACGTTTCTCCGGCAAACTGATCCTCGTGCCTCTCGTCGTGCTCGCCGTGGCCCTTCTGCTTTTTTATCTGCAAGGTGGCTTTTCCCGCAAGACCCCTCCCGGACAGACCGAGGTATCGCCCCCCCCGGCCAAAGGGGAAATCGTTGCCGTCACGCGGGAAACCTTACCCATCCGCTTGAGCTGGCCGGCCACGGTCGTCTCCCACACCGTCGCCCGGATCGCCCCCAAATTTCCCGGCCGTATCCTTGAAATCACCGTCAGACCGGGGGATTCGGTTCAAGCGGGACAACTGTTGGTACAACTGAACGCCAGCCAAATCCGAGCCCAGTGGCAGGCGGCCCAAGCCGCCCTCGCTTCCGCGCGGGCGCAGGCCGAACGGGCGGAAGCCGACGCCCGCCGACTCCGCAATCTATATGCCCAAGAAGCCGCCACCCGTCAGGATCTCGACGCCGCCCTGGCCGCCGAGCGGAGTACCCGAGCCCAAGTGGAGGCGGCGCGCCATCGCGTCGAAGCCATCCGCGCCCAACTGCAAGAAACCGAACTCAAGGCACCGTTCGCCGGCAACGTGATCGAACGCCGCGCCGATCCCGGCGACATGGGCCTTCCGGGCCAACCCATCCTGGTGCTTCAGGACCCCGACCGGTTGCAAGTAGAAACGGCGGTTCCGGAACGTTGCCTCGGAGGTTCGAAGGTGGGCGACCCGCTGGCGGTGGAAATCCCCGGCGCCCAACTGAAACTCACCGCCCGCATCACCGAAAGAGCCGCGGCCGCCGACCCCTTGACCCACACGGTTCTGGTGAAGGCAATCTTGCCCGCCCACCGGTCGATCACCCCGGGCGCGTTCGCCTGGGCACGTCAGGCGTGCGGAAAGCGCGAGGCCCTATTACTGCCCGCCACCGCCGTCCGCCGCGTCGGCCAGCTGGAAGAAGTCACCCGGGTTAAAAACGGAGTCGTCCAGGTCCGGCTGGTGCGAACCGGTCAGCGCCACGACAATCGGGTGGAGATCTTGTCCGGCCTGCAAGCGGGCGACCGAGTTCTAATGCCGTCGGCAAGGGCGGAGGCAGAATGA
- a CDS encoding c-type cytochrome, with product MKMTFMAVSLMGILSSVQAADIDAGKEKVAACAGCHGADGMATQPAYPNLAGQNAEYLVSAMKAYQSGDRNHAIMKAMVASLSETDIENIAAYYESLK from the coding sequence ATGAAGATGACGTTCATGGCTGTGTCTTTGATGGGAATACTGTCGAGTGTCCAGGCGGCGGACATCGATGCCGGCAAGGAAAAGGTCGCCGCTTGCGCGGGTTGCCATGGGGCCGACGGCATGGCCACCCAGCCTGCTTATCCCAATTTGGCCGGCCAGAACGCCGAATACCTGGTCAGTGCGATGAAGGCTTACCAGAGTGGTGATCGCAACCACGCGATCATGAAGGCGATGGTCGCATCCCTGTCGGAAACCGATATAGAAAATATCGCTGCCTATTATGAAAGCCTGAAGTAA
- a CDS encoding DUF2490 domain-containing protein — MLTASTAYAADNAFFGWYGVSAHGRLDKLSPALENFSWSVLNQARFSHHAQEKFANNSNRLAEYLLFIQFNYHFNDQLHVGLGYTRDWLDTFNENRAYEEIGWQSEPFEWGRLMTRTRLEQRVHDNAKNRNVGWRVRELVQWSYPLPGLPRVALVLNDEVMWYLNSSRWRSDGFAENRVFGGFNFRILPDIQLTMGYLNQFVRKETSKQSQLNHALFTNLDFSF, encoded by the coding sequence ATGCTGACGGCCAGCACAGCGTACGCCGCCGACAACGCCTTTTTCGGCTGGTACGGCGTCTCCGCCCACGGGAGGTTGGACAAGCTTTCGCCGGCCCTGGAAAATTTCAGCTGGAGTGTCTTGAACCAGGCACGCTTCAGTCATCATGCCCAGGAAAAGTTTGCCAACAATTCCAACCGGCTTGCCGAATACTTGCTTTTCATCCAATTCAATTATCACTTCAACGACCAGTTGCATGTGGGGCTGGGCTATACCCGCGACTGGCTCGACACCTTCAATGAAAACCGTGCCTACGAGGAAATCGGCTGGCAATCGGAGCCGTTCGAATGGGGCCGGTTGATGACGCGCACCCGGCTGGAACAGCGGGTTCATGACAACGCCAAAAACCGCAACGTCGGCTGGCGGGTGCGGGAGCTGGTCCAGTGGAGCTACCCCCTTCCGGGGCTGCCCAGGGTTGCTTTGGTCCTCAACGACGAAGTGATGTGGTATCTCAATTCCAGCCGATGGCGCAGCGACGGCTTTGCCGAAAACCGCGTCTTCGGCGGCTTCAACTTCCGGATTCTTCCCGATATTCAACTCACTATGGGATATCTGAACCAGTTCGTGCGCAAGGAAACTTCGAAGCAAAGTCAGCTCAACCACGCTTTGTTCACCAACCTGGATTTCAGCTTCTGA
- a CDS encoding DUF2142 domain-containing protein: protein MKGKIFDCSVLSIYLILATGFTALLLILMPPYQNADESAHFMRADHISRGGIIGHRDGKSSGGTIDAELMLLGGAVQGIPFHTENKINAEALKSAARIHWNGATFDAWFQNTAPYPPTLYFPSVLSIWVGKALDLSVLNTLLLARATNALTTITLACAAMFLARGKTLAFAAVFLLPMSAALAGAVSQDGPLLGLSALYGALIANALRGRGGLNGKGTVFAALVITAVVMARPPYAPALMLLPLAATNPRHGWTAVAGALAAVGGWSMLAASEAVVVMTFPEGTPNPSEQLQTIALHPIQSLAVLANTVDQYGWPWVKQMIGVLGWLDTRLPQFFYIAACSIVLLICGVTFEQEPQSRHPRSVGLALAAIAPAMIVGIMVIQYLYWSQLNAPVVAGVQGRYFLPVLLMLIPFLPGIRIKENGVAHTVLIGTFAGWALVTIVVTVWAVVNRYYLSAP, encoded by the coding sequence ATGAAAGGGAAAATTTTTGATTGCAGTGTTTTATCCATCTACCTCATTCTGGCGACGGGTTTTACCGCCTTGCTGCTCATACTCATGCCGCCTTATCAGAATGCGGATGAATCCGCCCATTTCATGCGGGCGGACCACATCTCCCGAGGCGGCATCATCGGCCACCGGGACGGCAAAAGCAGCGGCGGCACCATCGACGCGGAACTGATGTTACTTGGGGGCGCCGTCCAAGGCATCCCCTTCCACACCGAGAATAAAATCAACGCCGAAGCCCTGAAAAGCGCTGCCCGGATTCATTGGAACGGCGCGACTTTCGATGCCTGGTTCCAGAACACGGCCCCCTATCCGCCAACCTTATATTTTCCGTCCGTATTATCGATATGGGTGGGCAAAGCATTGGACCTCAGCGTGCTCAACACTTTGCTCCTGGCACGGGCAACCAATGCCCTGACGACCATCACACTGGCCTGCGCAGCGATGTTTTTGGCGCGAGGCAAGACGCTCGCCTTCGCCGCGGTATTCCTGTTGCCCATGTCCGCCGCCCTTGCCGGAGCGGTCAGTCAAGACGGTCCTCTGCTCGGTCTCTCGGCCCTCTACGGTGCGTTAATCGCGAACGCCTTGCGAGGTCGGGGAGGTCTTAACGGTAAAGGGACTGTCTTCGCGGCCCTGGTCATAACCGCTGTCGTCATGGCCCGGCCCCCCTATGCGCCTGCCTTAATGCTTCTACCGCTGGCGGCTACGAATCCCCGCCACGGCTGGACGGCTGTGGCCGGTGCGCTAGCGGCGGTGGGTGGATGGTCCATGCTTGCGGCATCCGAGGCCGTGGTCGTCATGACTTTCCCGGAGGGAACGCCCAATCCGTCCGAACAATTGCAAACCATAGCGCTCCATCCGATCCAATCACTGGCGGTTTTGGCCAATACGGTGGACCAATATGGATGGCCCTGGGTGAAACAAATGATCGGTGTGCTCGGCTGGCTCGACACCCGCCTACCGCAATTCTTTTACATTGCCGCCTGCTCGATCGTGCTGTTGATCTGCGGCGTCACGTTCGAACAAGAGCCCCAATCTCGGCACCCGCGAAGCGTCGGCCTCGCCTTGGCGGCGATTGCACCCGCCATGATCGTGGGCATCATGGTCATTCAATATCTATACTGGAGCCAGTTGAACGCTCCGGTGGTTGCCGGAGTCCAGGGACGTTATTTTCTGCCGGTGCTGTTGATGCTGATTCCTTTTCTCCCGGGAATTAGAATCAAGGAGAACGGCGTGGCTCATACCGTGCTGATAGGAACCTTCGCCGGCTGGGCGTTGGTGACCATCGTGGTGACGGTTTGGGCCGTCGTGAATCGATATTATCTATCGGCCCCTTAA
- a CDS encoding DUF2325 domain-containing protein, whose translation MTASVARLESTTTNLGFPSQRKKLWQLEHRFHCSIAGTCLTLEELRKLCRKARLGVPQGVSDYELHCSFVTLIGKSSPLAKLVQKYLDRKYDQILKEFKKAKDLAALTQLWEKAFAEGDIAGAFWAAVTHPCASESLMFRLFGEIHMLSHLNGASMRIDMQRLVQLKRQVPRLEKEMSQSCREFQRRLQAKDREISQLRHQLDDSMEVKRRLKAAEWRLQHIESGSENNRLCRRLDDAMTSLGKLVNRCERAVSESARWKHAAETAHERERQLKEQLATLSKEHEYLNAVLERFLEEGADRAVGDAAIDLSGRRVLYVGGRHRQWACFRTLVERCRGELICHDGGKEDNRVYLDALLTRADWVLCPLDHVSHDAVRRIKRECRRRGKPFLLLPKASLAAFVEGLWKLVVDEIGPKNDMGNSRVLIPA comes from the coding sequence ATGACTGCATCGGTTGCACGGTTGGAATCGACAACGACAAACCTTGGATTTCCTTCCCAACGCAAAAAACTGTGGCAACTCGAGCACCGATTCCATTGCAGTATTGCCGGCACCTGCCTGACCTTGGAGGAGCTACGCAAGCTTTGTCGTAAGGCCCGGTTGGGGGTCCCGCAGGGGGTCAGTGACTACGAGCTCCACTGTTCGTTCGTCACTTTGATCGGCAAATCCTCCCCTTTGGCTAAACTGGTGCAGAAATATCTGGATCGGAAATACGATCAGATCCTAAAGGAGTTCAAAAAGGCAAAAGATTTAGCGGCATTGACTCAATTGTGGGAGAAGGCCTTTGCCGAAGGCGATATCGCCGGGGCTTTCTGGGCAGCGGTCACTCATCCCTGTGCCTCGGAGTCGCTCATGTTCCGGCTGTTTGGCGAAATCCACATGCTTTCCCATTTGAACGGGGCTTCGATGCGGATTGATATGCAGCGTTTGGTCCAGCTTAAGCGCCAAGTGCCAAGACTGGAGAAGGAGATGAGCCAGTCTTGCCGGGAATTCCAGCGCCGTCTTCAAGCAAAGGACCGGGAAATCTCCCAACTGCGCCATCAATTGGACGATTCCATGGAGGTCAAGCGCCGATTAAAGGCAGCCGAGTGGCGTCTCCAGCATATAGAAAGCGGTAGCGAGAACAACCGCCTGTGTCGCCGATTGGACGATGCGATGACAAGCCTGGGCAAGCTTGTAAACCGCTGTGAACGTGCGGTATCCGAATCCGCCCGCTGGAAACATGCGGCAGAGACTGCCCATGAGCGGGAGCGGCAATTGAAGGAACAGTTGGCAACCTTGAGCAAGGAGCATGAATATTTGAATGCTGTCTTGGAGCGATTTTTAGAAGAAGGGGCCGATCGTGCAGTGGGAGATGCCGCCATCGACTTGTCCGGTCGCCGGGTCCTTTATGTGGGAGGCCGGCATCGCCAATGGGCCTGTTTTCGGACCTTAGTGGAGCGTTGTCGCGGTGAATTGATCTGTCATGACGGCGGAAAGGAGGACAATCGTGTCTATCTGGATGCACTACTCACTCGAGCCGATTGGGTGCTGTGTCCCCTCGATCATGTCAGCCACGATGCGGTGAGGCGGATCAAGCGCGAATGCCGCCGACGAGGCAAGCCTTTTCTGCTGCTGCCCAAGGCGAGTCTGGCCGCCTTCGTCGAAGGGTTATGGAAATTGGTCGTTGATGAGATAGGGCCAAAGAATGATATGGGTAATAGCCGGGTTTTGATTCCGGCCTAG